The genomic DNA ACGCCGGTTCAGCGTGGCCGCCACGGCGCTCAAGCCCGCGCAGGAATACACTACTCGGTAGCGCAGGAAATAGGGAAAACGCCCAAGCCCTCATAAAACTATcgacctccccttccccttcaccttccccttccccttccccttcccccccgtCAAACCCATCCCGAACAGCGGTTTCCTGTATGCCGTCGCCCGTCCAGCTGGGTCGGCCAATTCGAAAAGCGTCAATCAGCCATGTACGGCCAATCCGTACACTGGCGCTCGACGCTCAACCACGATGCAGAGGGGGACAAAGACAACCGAGACGAAGGCAGGGCGCCCCGACAAGACTATGGGCACCACCAGGATGAAGacgagcagcaggaggaagtCGAATTTGCCAGTCGAATTGAAGAGTGGAGGAAACAACGAACTCAACGCCAGCACCGAGATCATCAGCACAATGGACAGCGTTATCGGAGACATAGGGAGAAATCGCGCCAAGCCTCATCGTCACCACAGCCGGCCGATTCACCATCACCCGAACCGTTACCTGGGAACGCATCACCCCCAGGACGATCAACCGTCGACAGGTTGGCCCGCAAGCTGAGCAAGCAAAACTTGCAACACAGCAACCGTGTAAATGCACAGTCGTCAATGCCAATGGCCCCTTCGCCATTGCAATCGATGCCTCCTGTCGTGCCTGAGACGCCATCCATCGCCGCAGAGACGTTTACAACGCCCTTTCCTGCACATGTGGAGGTGGATCAACAATATCAACAACCCACATCGTCTCAGCCACCTACTATTTTACCAGATACAGCTGCTGAAAAGCCCGAGGATAAACGACTCGACTTTAAGGAGCTTCGTCGACATGCCAGCGCGCGTGCACTGCAGGCTCGCCTACAGGCCATGATTGACAACGAAACGCAGTGCAATGTACGCAGCGAGCCtatgccaccaccgccgccgccgccgcctgcAGCGACCATCCCAAGACCGTGGTTGGCACCTCCTGTGGGTGAACCCGTCATCATCGAAGTTGACCCAGACTGTGCCATGCCCAATTGGGACAACAGCTTGGAGGTGGACGAAAACGACACCAGTGATATTGCGCTTGACGGTTTGGTGTCATCTGCACGCCACGCACATGCTCCCAGCGGTGTTAGAAAGCAATCGATTGGGGGTGTCGCTCTCCGGTACCGGTTGTCCGTCGACGCAGCGCTTCGCTGCCAAAACGTGGTCAGAAACCGCCCCAGAATGCGAAAGAGGGACAAGTCGCGCCACGGAAGCACCGTCTCCTCTGCCATGACGTCGGCCATCTCTTCACCTGTTGTTGGGCCCACCAtaccctcatcctcttccatgccgccaccaccaccaccctacaCTCAACCCTAGAAGGGTCCGTTCTTGTTGTACATTTTGGTTTTGATATTCAACATATATGGATATATGATACCCCAGCCGATCGATCCCATCTCACCACTTACGAATCGGCGGCTGCTCATTACAGTGTTTTTATCTTTTCTTCACTTTCTGGGTGTTTCAACAGGAGTTCGAGCGATGATCCAAGGCTTCGGCGTCAGGGGTTCTCAGGAGAGAAGCATGTGTAGCTTGTCTTTGTTGGTTttttgtggttttttttttttgttgcatATATCGAGGAGTTTGGGCATTCTTTTTTGGCTTATGGGGGCAGAACTTTGGGGAatacccacaccaccatttTATAGGGGCGTTGCAAAACATTTTAGACACATGGACGTGCCAAAAGGGCTATTGAGCACTATTATCTTGTTTAGCCGGCGCAGTCTCTACACACAAagaccttttttttcctgtgttatttttattatttttttaagCTGTGCTATGGGAGCACATTCAAGGCTTTTTTGGCATAGTGCGGGAagaatggggagggggtcatGGTTGCAACAATGTACGAGAAACAAACTGATTAGAGTTTTTTTGGACACACGGCAATGCATCACCATTCATTGTTGACGGGGAGCTCGCTCCTTGTCATCTTTTATTTCTTGGCCACACTGTTTTCTTTCACAAATGGATCTCGTCAGTGATTATGTTTGCCTTGGATGTGGATGTATAGATCGTGGCAAGGGAGGAGTCATTGGTCAGTGTCTCCAGTTCACTTTTTGGCTTGAACTTTTGGTTTTACATACTTCTACAGGTAGAGTTCGGGGAACTTTCCGACAAGATGTTCGAAACCAGCGACAACAGAGGTGCCAGCTGGGATGGTGCTATTGTATCGGGGCTTCTCGGGTGAATGACAATCGCTTGCACATATCACCCGCGGGGGTATCTTAGCATTCCAGTCAGAGCCGATGCCTTTGTTGCGTGCTGAGAAGCTACCGCACAGTATGCTCGCTAGTGGTCTTCAAAGACAAGGAATTCGGGAGTAAGcctttgttttgttggtAAGCTTGCCCACAGCTCTCCACCTCACTGGACGAGACGCCACTGATGAGGCGTCAAGGGGGGTGCCTCGAGACGGCCAGAACCCAAGTCCACCACGAGATCGAGTGGGTGTGATGCGCCTGGAATGGATCACCGTGTCGAAGCAACCCACCCATTCCTCGGCAGGACAGGGGCCTCTTCTGATATGAGACCCTCAAGTACAAATGTGTTgaacacccccatcccacccctgAACGCTTCCATACCTTGTGTTGCCGTGGCAGGTTGGCTTGGTTTGTTGATTTTTCTGCCGCTCAACCcctacaccaacaccagcacaCAACAGAcgcctttttttctttctctttctttgccCCCAATATGGCATACTGGAACAGTCAAACACTCGTTACCAGAAGACACACACCgcacagcaccagcaccagagCTCCATAGCAGCAGGACCTACGGCGCCGACTCGACCAGACTGCGATTCGCTACCGACCACGACAAACAATGGCTGGCGTCGAGGGCGTGGCTTTCGTGACTGGCGGCCTACCCCTCGCGGGGAACAAACAAAGCGGCAGCTTCTACAGTCATGACATGGACGAGGCAGGATCGACCGATTTCTTTGACCAATTTGTCATGCTCGATGGCTCCGACTCGGAAACTACCGcagaaggaggcggcggccTCGGCCAGTTTTGCGGCGCTTCTGGCCTGCCCATGTCGCCACGGCTCTTGTCCATCGAACCATCACTGTCGATGCCCATCGCCGCCGAGACTGGCTCAGTCAGCGGGCGGGCGGCTGGGACTCACGGGAACTTCGGGCCACCGGGAGCCATCCACGGCAACGTCAATGGCCACAGTTTGCCTGCCGGTGGCTGGCAGGGTGCCGTCAACTCCCCTATCATTGCCCATCCTCGTCAGTttcaccagcaacaggcACAGCGACTTCAACGATCGACGACCAATATTGGGAACCTCAAGATCAAACCGGATACCGAGGTTGACGGCCTAACCTATACCACCAGCGGGTTTGGAGAAGCTCTCGGTGGAGGAACTGTGTCAGACTCggagcttctcaagctcgAGGGGCTGTCGATGCGCGCGACAAAAGTCGAAGTGCCTCAGCCAGCCGCTTCTgttcctccctcgcccactCCTCTGGCAAGCAGTCCCAAGAAGACTAGTCGCCTAGGGGCTTTCTGTTCGAGATTCCGCAGCAAAGCGGCTTCCACACTTCAGGGCAAGTCAAAACAGCAACATATGGAGATCAAGCAAGAATCCATTTCGACTCCCGTCATTTCTTCTGCCcagatgggaggagggacagCAAAGCCTCGGCCAGGTCGACCAAGACCTGTCAATCTGAATCTCACCAAATCACAACTACCCCTTTCTCCACCACTGACCGGTGCGGTGCCTACCTCATCGCAGCCACAGACCATCAGTGGTGATAAACTGATGaatggcagcaacaacaacaataataATATGAATTTCGTTAACGGTTTCATCGACGACCCTTTTCTAACCGGCCAATTCCTGAGAGGGGGACAATTCGCCGCTCCATTACCAatgaacaacaacagcaacaacatgcCCCATACGCCACTGCAAACCCCCCTGATCGATAGCATcccagcctcctggcaacTCCCCGTCACATCCCCAGGCTTCGTGTTGTCTCCCAATGGCGAAATCAACACCAACTGGTGGGACACAACCAGCATCGACGCAATGGACACCGACCCGATAACCAACCTtttccctcccaccacctcctccaccaccaccaacccccgtGACGCCTCCCTCAATTTGGCTATGCACTTCCCCCAAACTCCTTCGAGTACCCCCCCGGAGCAGAAGACTTTTCCGTCTCCCAAAACCTAATGCTTCACATGCCCCAACCCCGCGGGCCCAACTCTGCAGTCCTCCACCCTCAGTACCGCGCCCAGatgcaacagcaacaatcatcatcctcctcctcctcctcctcccggcgTCCCAAACCCCGCGCCCCTTCTTCAGGagcccgccaccaccactataCCACCTCCGGCCCGGGCATGTCCCCAAGGAAAACTCGCACCGTCGTCTCCGGCtcgtcaacaaccccctccccaacaacaacaaccaccacctcctcttccaaaccTATCCCCACTGGCGGTAGATCACACCGGAGATCAACAAGCAtgaccaccctcccctcaggcaccctcctcgaccccccTTCTACTTCCCAATCATCCTCCGCCGCAATAAGAAAACGCCGCTCCTGGACCGGCCGTCGGGTCTCGCATTCCTCATCGCAGATTAACCTCCATTCTCTCGCCTCTCCTTCCCAATCGTCGCGAGGACATAAATCCACGCGCCGGACAGCGTCGTGTTCGTCGCTTGCGGCACTGGCTGGTATGGGTGGTGTGGAGCAtaatggtggtggaggggggtcaTTTGTGAACTACACGCCGAACGACAAGCAGCTCCTCATGACAGGGGTCGCGCCGAGCGGGAGCAGCAAGACAAAGTTGCGcagagagaaggaggcgaaggagaaggcgagagAGTTTAAAGAgcggttggcgagggcggtggaggcggcggggggggATTTGAaacggttggaggaggtggaggaggggttgactTTGGGGGTGTAAAACCGAGGGGGTAATCAAGGCTGACAGCCGGCCGAGAGTTATTTTCTTTAACTTTGATTTCAAAGGGCGTTTTGAATGGCCGGGATGTTCTCTTGGATATGGGGTTTCTTGTTATTCTTTTTTGTTATGGGTATGTTTGTTCACGGTTAACAGTTTTTATTGATATCAGAGAGCCCTTTCGCTTCATTTTGGTGGAATTTTgggacacacacacacacacacacaacaaaacaaaacaaaacaaaacaaaacaaaacaaaacaaaacaaaacaaaacaaaacaaaacaaaacaaaacaaaacaaaa from Podospora pseudoanserina strain CBS 124.78 chromosome 2, whole genome shotgun sequence includes the following:
- a CDS encoding hypothetical protein (EggNog:ENOG503PI30); this translates as MYGQSVHWRSTLNHDAEGDKDNRDEGRAPRQDYGHHQDEDEQQEEVEFASRIEEWRKQRTQRQHRDHQHNGQRYRRHREKSRQASSSPQPADSPSPEPLPGNASPPGRSTVDRLARKLSKQNLQHSNRVNAQSSMPMAPSPLQSMPPVVPETPSIAAETFTTPFPAHVEVDQQYQQPTSSQPPTILPDTAAEKPEDKRLDFKELRRHASARALQARLQAMIDNETQCNVRSEPMPPPPPPPPAATIPRPWLAPPVGEPVIIEVDPDCAMPNWDNSLEVDENDTSDIALDGLVSSARHAHAPSGVRKQSIGGVALRYRLSVDAALRCQNVVRNRPRMRKRDKSRHGSTVSSAMTSAISSPVVGPTIPSSSSMPPPPPPYTQP
- a CDS encoding hypothetical protein (COG:S; EggNog:ENOG503P75G); this encodes MAGVEGVAFVTGGLPLAGNKQSGSFYSHDMDEAGSTDFFDQFVMLDGSDSETTAEGGGGLGQFCGASGLPMSPRLLSIEPSLSMPIAAETGSVSGRAAGTHGNFGPPGAIHGNVNGHSLPAGGWQGAVNSPIIAHPRQFHQQQAQRLQRSTTNIGNLKIKPDTEVDGLTYTTSGFGEALGGGTVSDSELLKLEGLSMRATKVEVPQPAASVPPSPTPLASSPKKTSRLGAFCSRFRSKAASTLQGKSKQQHMEIKQESISTPVISSAQMGGGTAKPRPGRPRPVNLNLTKSQLPLSPPLTGAVPTSSQPQTISGDKLMNGSNNNNNNMNFVNGFIDDPFLTGQFLRGGQFAAPLPMNNNSNNMPHTPLQTPLIDSIPASWQLPVTSPGFVLSPNGEINTNWWDTTSIDAMDTDPITNLFPPTTSSTTTNPRDASLNLAMHFPQTPSILHPQYRAQMQQQQSSSSSSSSSRRPKPRAPSSGARHHHYTTSGPGMSPRKTRTVVSGSSTTPSPTTTTTTSSSKPIPTGGRSHRRSTSMTTLPSGTLLDPPSTSQSSSAAIRKRRSWTGRRVSHSSSQINLHSLASPSQSSRGHKSTRRTASCSSLAALAGMGGVEHNGGGGGSFVNYTPNDKQLLMTGVAPSGSSKTKLRREKEAKEKAREFKERLARAVEAAGGDLKRLEEVEEGLTLGV